The following proteins are co-located in the Sphingorhabdus lutea genome:
- a CDS encoding M13 family metallopeptidase translates to MKNIRFNLSLGSAAAALMLTAPAMALDHHGAAKHTEQNTETKEAKPQLGNFGFDVDGMNSEVRPGDDFYEYANGKWAKETVIPDDKANYGMFTALDDLSKKRVREILNAELEGGDSKVGAAYASYLDSETVEAKGMAPIAPIIDEISNISDDKGYEAFMIKNAAYGIAQPFFGYVGQDDKDPETYIFNIYQAGTGLPDRDMYLVENEKLSKIRTSYLEYLTKTLELAGQENAAERAAAIFEMEKKIAEKHWTREDSSDSTKTYNKMSVDELNDATPGMDMKKILMGISPKIDHVIVAQPSAIAAIAQIMSSTNIEVRKDQLIVSLLQTYGGVLPDAVADNNFAFYGTALSGTPKREERWKRAVSFAENALGEELGQLYVAKYFPPATKASMDVLVKNVLAAMGRRIDGLSWMQSETKTKAKKKLDNFTTKIGYPDKWKDYSALEIKSDDLFGNQLRIMKFNFDDNISKLGTPIRRHEWGMLPQTVNAYANFGMNEIVFPAAILQPPFFDPNADPAINYGGIGAVIGHEISHHFDDQGSKYDETGKLSDWWTPEDVAAFEAAGKNLIAQYDKYEALPGEFVKGEFTLGENIGDLAGLTIAYDAYRASLNGKEAPVIDGFTGDQRFFLGWAQVWRRNYREANLSQRLLTDSHSPSIQRAWVVRNLDKFYDAFKPEKSEKLYLEPEARVKIW, encoded by the coding sequence ATGAAAAATATTCGTTTCAATTTATCATTGGGTAGCGCGGCTGCCGCGTTGATGTTAACCGCGCCTGCCATGGCGTTGGACCATCATGGTGCGGCAAAGCACACAGAACAAAACACAGAAACTAAGGAAGCCAAGCCGCAATTAGGCAATTTCGGTTTCGATGTTGATGGCATGAATAGCGAAGTTCGCCCCGGTGATGATTTTTACGAATATGCCAATGGAAAATGGGCCAAGGAAACCGTGATTCCCGATGATAAGGCCAATTATGGCATGTTCACCGCATTGGATGATTTGTCCAAAAAACGTGTTCGTGAAATATTAAACGCAGAATTAGAAGGCGGCGATAGCAAGGTTGGCGCAGCATATGCCAGCTATTTGGACAGCGAAACCGTAGAGGCAAAGGGCATGGCCCCGATTGCGCCGATTATCGATGAAATTTCAAATATTTCTGATGATAAGGGTTATGAAGCATTTATGATTAAAAATGCTGCCTATGGCATTGCCCAGCCATTTTTTGGATATGTGGGGCAAGATGATAAAGATCCTGAAACCTATATTTTTAATATATATCAGGCAGGAACAGGACTGCCCGATCGTGATATGTATTTGGTTGAAAATGAAAAATTATCCAAAATTCGCACATCTTATTTGGAGTATCTGACCAAAACATTGGAATTGGCGGGGCAAGAAAATGCAGCCGAAAGAGCGGCAGCCATTTTCGAAATGGAAAAGAAAATTGCGGAAAAACATTGGACACGCGAAGATTCATCTGATTCCACCAAAACATATAATAAAATGAGCGTTGATGAATTAAATGACGCCACCCCTGGCATGGATATGAAGAAAATTTTAATGGGCATCAGCCCTAAAATTGACCATGTCATTGTGGCACAGCCCAGCGCAATTGCCGCGATTGCGCAAATTATGTCATCAACCAATATTGAAGTTCGCAAGGATCAATTGATTGTGTCTTTGCTGCAAACTTATGGCGGCGTATTGCCCGATGCTGTTGCCGACAATAATTTTGCCTTTTATGGCACGGCCCTATCTGGAACACCAAAAAGAGAAGAAAGGTGGAAACGCGCGGTAAGTTTTGCTGAAAATGCATTGGGTGAAGAACTTGGCCAATTATATGTGGCAAAATATTTCCCGCCCGCGACCAAGGCATCAATGGATGTCTTGGTTAAAAATGTGCTTGCTGCCATGGGTCGCCGTATTGATGGGCTTAGCTGGATGCAAAGCGAAACCAAGACAAAAGCAAAGAAGAAATTAGATAATTTTACCACGAAAATCGGCTATCCCGATAAATGGAAAGATTATAGCGCATTAGAAATTAAATCCGATGATTTGTTCGGTAACCAATTGCGGATTATGAAATTTAATTTTGATGATAATATCAGCAAATTGGGCACGCCCATCCGCCGTCATGAATGGGGCATGTTGCCGCAAACCGTGAATGCTTATGCCAATTTTGGTATGAATGAAATTGTGTTCCCTGCAGCAATTTTACAGCCACCATTTTTTGATCCAAATGCGGATCCGGCAATAAATTATGGGGGCATTGGCGCGGTTATTGGCCATGAAATAAGCCATCATTTTGATGATCAAGGGTCAAAATATGACGAAACTGGTAAATTATCCGATTGGTGGACGCCCGAAGATGTTGCTGCTTTTGAAGCAGCGGGCAAAAATTTAATCGCACAATATGATAAATATGAAGCATTGCCGGGCGAATTTGTAAAAGGCGAATTCACCCTTGGTGAAAATATTGGCGATTTGGCCGGCTTGACCATTGCATATGATGCTTATCGCGCGTCCTTAAATGGCAAAGAAGCGCCAGTAATTGACGGTTTCACCGGAGATCAACGCTTCTTCCTTGGTTGGGCACAGGTATGGCGCCGCAATTATCGTGAGGCAAATTTGTCGCAAAGATTATTGACTGACTCACACAGCCCTTCCATTCAACGCGCATGGGTTGTAAGGAATCTTGACAAATTTTACGATGCGTTCAAACCGGAAAAGAGTGAAAAACTATATCTTGAGCCGGAGGCCCGCGTCAAAATATGGTAG
- a CDS encoding DUF2062 domain-containing protein produces the protein MAENGIMKWIKRKLPSREILLQNPMLRPFAHRLMMSELWRFTRRSVPAGVALGFVTAIIVLVPGFQIFVAVLLCPVFRANIPVAVVATFLNTPLTTPPLIYASYILGLKLLGSDRMVSQNIGDGFAEMSLHDWWQWFLYEAGPPVLIGLFTIAVLCGAIGYLVSSWLWGRWIMSKRRRRSMKIDG, from the coding sequence ATGGCTGAAAATGGCATCATGAAATGGATTAAGCGAAAGCTACCTAGCAGAGAAATACTGCTGCAAAATCCTATGCTTCGGCCATTTGCCCATCGTTTGATGATGAGCGAGCTTTGGCGTTTTACAAGGCGTTCTGTTCCCGCTGGTGTGGCATTGGGTTTTGTAACTGCGATTATCGTGCTGGTCCCCGGATTTCAAATTTTTGTCGCTGTATTATTATGTCCGGTATTTCGCGCCAATATACCTGTGGCCGTGGTGGCAACCTTTCTCAATACACCGCTGACCACGCCGCCTCTTATATACGCATCCTATATTTTGGGTTTAAAATTGTTGGGCAGCGACCGGATGGTTTCGCAAAATATTGGTGATGGGTTTGCGGAAATGAGCCTGCATGATTGGTGGCAATGGTTTTTATATGAAGCTGGTCCGCCTGTTTTAATTGGGTTATTCACCATTGCGGTTTTATGCGGCGCTATTGGTTATTTGGTTTCCAGCTGGCTTTGGGGCCGCTGGATAATGTCAAAACGTCGTCGTCGGTCGATGAAAATCGACGGCTAA
- the smpB gene encoding SsrA-binding protein SmpB, translating into MARPRPEAFQKVKTVAENRRARYDYHIEDKFEAGIALTGTEVKALRFGEGSIAESYAEVKDEEIWLINANIPEFSHGNRHNHEPKRPRKLLLNRREINKLHGAVARLGMTLVPLSIYFNGKGRAKVELALAKGKKAPDKRATEKARDWKREQGRLLKQHG; encoded by the coding sequence ATGGCAAGACCACGTCCCGAAGCATTTCAAAAGGTAAAGACCGTGGCGGAAAACCGCCGCGCCCGTTATGATTATCATATTGAAGATAAATTTGAGGCGGGCATTGCCCTTACCGGAACAGAAGTGAAGGCGCTGCGATTTGGGGAAGGATCAATTGCTGAAAGCTATGCCGAGGTAAAGGACGAAGAAATATGGCTTATTAACGCCAATATTCCCGAATTTAGCCATGGCAACCGACATAATCATGAACCTAAAAGACCGCGTAAATTATTATTAAACCGCCGTGAAATAAATAAACTTCATGGTGCAGTTGCCCGTTTAGGTATGACATTGGTGCCATTGTCGATTTATTTTAATGGCAAGGGGCGGGCAAAAGTCGAACTGGCGCTGGCCAAGGGTAAAAAAGCACCCGATAAACGCGCAACAGAAAAAGCGCGCGATTGGAAAAGAGAGCAGGGCAGATTGTTAAAACAGCATGGCTGA
- the dapA gene encoding 4-hydroxy-tetrahydrodipicolinate synthase, with amino-acid sequence MFSGSIPALVTPFCDGTFDEAAFRQLVDWQIEQGSSALVPCGTTGEASTLSNAEHHRVIEVCVEQAAGRVPVIAGCGSNDTMNALLHMNFSKKCGATAALCVAPYYNRPGQAGLIAHFSYLAENCDLPIVLYNVPGRTVTDIEPETVCELAKKYPEKIIAIKDASGDLSRVTDHRMGIGKNFCQLSGDDELALPANAAGAVGCISVTANVAPKLCADFQRACAENDIEKARSLNDLLYPLHYAMFEDASPGPVKYALSRVHSWLSDEVRLPLVPCNDKARKAVDHALEHAGLL; translated from the coding sequence ATGTTCTCCGGCTCAATTCCGGCTCTTGTGACTCCTTTTTGCGATGGAACGTTTGATGAAGCTGCTTTTCGGCAATTGGTCGATTGGCAAATTGAACAAGGTTCCAGCGCACTTGTCCCTTGCGGGACAACAGGGGAGGCGTCAACCCTTTCAAATGCAGAACATCATCGCGTGATTGAAGTTTGCGTGGAACAGGCAGCTGGCCGAGTGCCCGTTATAGCAGGTTGTGGGTCAAATGACACGATGAATGCTTTATTGCATATGAATTTTTCGAAAAAATGCGGTGCAACGGCGGCATTATGTGTTGCGCCCTATTATAATCGCCCAGGGCAAGCAGGCTTAATCGCGCATTTCAGCTATTTGGCGGAAAATTGCGACCTTCCTATTGTGCTATATAATGTGCCGGGCCGAACTGTTACCGATATAGAGCCGGAAACGGTGTGCGAATTGGCAAAAAAATATCCAGAAAAAATTATCGCGATAAAGGATGCCAGCGGCGATTTATCCCGCGTGACCGACCACCGCATGGGAATTGGCAAAAATTTCTGTCAATTATCGGGGGATGATGAATTGGCATTGCCCGCAAATGCAGCGGGCGCGGTTGGATGTATTTCGGTAACGGCAAATGTTGCGCCCAAATTATGCGCCGATTTTCAGCGGGCATGTGCGGAAAATGATATTGAAAAAGCGCGTTCTTTAAACGATCTTTTATATCCGCTGCATTATGCCATGTTCGAAGATGCAAGCCCGGGTCCGGTAAAATATGCTTTAAGCCGGGTGCATAGCTGGTTAAGTGATGAGGTGCGCCTGCCGCTTGTCCCTTGTAATGATAAAGCGCGCAAAGCGGTGGATCATGCATTGGAGCATGCGGGGCTTTTATAA
- a CDS encoding lytic transglycosylase domain-containing protein, with the protein MYSKIALASFILTSTALQAVNSAGAQTTSQDGIIFVPGTGVAEQNPNIIPNNMMDISEGNIPAALNRWRELNRSDNYSFNEYATFLMTYEKWPNESKMRSTAEQALDLNNYSPSQAIAFFNKLPPQTNVGKAKYAIILQSGTNNDAAIKYAKQAWRGGTLPDDIEAALLGKFASHLNETDHDARIDKLIWVGATSAATKMLPYASAKNQPIFAARIAIRTNSSDASTRMEQVGAIAITDAGYLGERARYLRNNGSGWAARELLANRQTLSSTPADIENWYEILLTLAREAANDGQYQTAYNIASKVDDAIPMGEEVINQSLGVRDDYTSLTWLAGTIALENLNRPADAVKMFANYGNAAKSPQTRTKGFYWAAKAAKTAGDNATANQFFEQAAAYHDQFYGQLSLEALGRSGPKNGLTPALPHLTQNENSPSVYLAAQISARNGGWKEQTLFLRAIANGADNEQDFLDAFSLSKQLNRPDLAVMAGRNARVEDFSNFINLAFPTISVPYEHQDNFTLIHAITRQESQFDREAISHAGARGLMQLMPATARETSGRIGLSYNLGGLTGDTHYNIQLGSTYIKSMLRYYGGSYPLAVAAYNAGPGNVNKWLRANGDPRTGQIDILTWIERIPIYETKNYVQRVLENAVMYDALNPDKAEIKGPNPLSRYLGKNTPR; encoded by the coding sequence ATGTATTCAAAGATAGCCCTTGCTTCATTTATTTTGACCAGCACCGCATTACAAGCTGTAAATTCAGCTGGCGCGCAAACAACTTCCCAAGATGGCATTATTTTTGTCCCTGGAACGGGCGTGGCGGAACAAAATCCAAATATAATCCCAAATAATATGATGGATATTAGCGAGGGGAATATTCCCGCCGCGTTAAATCGTTGGCGTGAGTTGAATCGGTCCGATAATTATAGCTTTAACGAATATGCCACATTTTTAATGACATATGAAAAATGGCCGAATGAATCAAAAATGCGCAGCACAGCTGAACAGGCATTGGATTTAAATAATTATTCGCCAAGTCAGGCAATTGCCTTTTTCAATAAATTACCCCCGCAAACCAATGTGGGTAAGGCAAAATATGCGATTATCCTGCAATCTGGCACAAATAATGACGCTGCCATTAAATATGCGAAACAGGCATGGCGCGGCGGCACATTGCCAGATGATATAGAGGCTGCTTTATTGGGCAAATTCGCCTCTCATTTGAACGAGACGGATCATGATGCGCGCATCGATAAGCTTATATGGGTAGGCGCGACAAGTGCGGCGACAAAAATGCTGCCCTATGCATCGGCGAAGAACCAACCCATTTTTGCCGCACGCATTGCCATTCGCACCAATTCAAGCGATGCCAGCACCCGTATGGAACAAGTCGGTGCAATCGCCATTACCGATGCGGGATATTTGGGGGAACGGGCACGTTATCTTCGCAATAATGGTTCGGGATGGGCCGCACGAGAATTGCTAGCCAATCGCCAAACATTGTCATCCACACCCGCCGATATTGAAAATTGGTATGAAATTTTATTAACATTGGCGCGGGAGGCGGCAAATGATGGACAATATCAAACCGCCTATAACATCGCATCAAAGGTGGATGACGCCATCCCAATGGGGGAAGAGGTTATCAATCAATCGCTTGGTGTGCGCGATGATTATACCAGCCTGACATGGCTGGCCGGAACAATAGCCCTAGAAAATCTAAACCGCCCTGCCGATGCAGTCAAAATGTTTGCAAATTATGGCAACGCCGCCAAGTCCCCACAAACAAGGACAAAGGGATTTTATTGGGCAGCAAAGGCGGCAAAAACGGCCGGTGACAATGCAACGGCGAATCAATTTTTTGAACAGGCTGCCGCCTATCATGACCAATTTTATGGCCAATTATCATTGGAGGCATTGGGCCGTTCAGGTCCCAAAAATGGCTTAACACCTGCCCTGCCCCATTTGACGCAAAATGAAAACAGCCCATCAGTTTATTTGGCGGCACAAATTTCCGCGCGTAATGGCGGTTGGAAAGAACAAACATTATTTTTGCGGGCCATCGCCAATGGCGCGGATAATGAACAAGATTTTCTTGATGCCTTTTCGCTTTCCAAACAATTAAACCGCCCTGATTTGGCGGTCATGGCGGGACGTAATGCACGGGTTGAGGATTTTAGCAATTTTATCAACCTTGCCTTTCCCACCATTTCTGTGCCCTATGAACATCAGGATAATTTCACCTTAATCCACGCCATTACACGCCAAGAAAGCCAATTTGATCGCGAGGCGATAAGCCATGCAGGTGCGCGCGGTTTAATGCAATTAATGCCAGCAACGGCGCGGGAAACATCTGGCCGAATTGGCCTGTCCTATAATTTGGGCGGTTTAACAGGCGATACACATTATAATATACAGCTTGGCTCTACCTATATTAAAAGCATGCTGCGCTATTATGGCGGCAGCTATCCCCTTGCCGTCGCGGCATATAATGCTGGGCCTGGCAATGTGAATAAATGGCTGCGGGCCAATGGCGACCCGCGTACCGGTCAAATTGATATTCTTACATGGATTGAGCGTATTCCCATTTACGAAACCAAAAATTATGTTCAACGCGTGTTGGAAAATGCAGTTATGTATGACGCATTAAATCCCGATAAAGCGGAAATTAAAGGACCAAATCCATTAAGTCGATATTTGGGAAAAAACACCCCTCGTTAA